A DNA window from Candidatus Sulfidibacterium hydrothermale contains the following coding sequences:
- a CDS encoding DUF4292 domain-containing protein: MSKRYSLFFFLGLFVAGTFFLSSCQSTKNITRRRIKPIPFHRLYTKMETHAPNFRYFSGKLGIHYQKGNGEPLNFRVQIRAKRDSLIWMSLIPAMGIEAARVVLTTDSVKMLNRMKKNYVIGSYQLIDSLMHTRITFSMIQALLFARVVDGPIIDSSATTDNGLYLLKMKIQLTGDQGKTHVLEQKAWLNPEDFTLHRLELNDSRFPGKKMIILYNTYQTVSNTKLPLKMQVIIRAKEKLVIDISFKKAEINVPHHFPFIVPSKYKRLL, translated from the coding sequence ATGAGTAAAAGATATTCTTTGTTCTTCTTTTTGGGGTTGTTTGTTGCCGGTACTTTTTTTCTTTCTTCGTGTCAGTCTACGAAAAACATTACACGGCGCCGGATAAAGCCGATTCCTTTTCACCGGCTTTATACCAAAATGGAAACCCATGCTCCCAATTTTCGTTACTTTTCGGGTAAGTTGGGGATACATTACCAAAAAGGAAATGGTGAACCGCTGAATTTCAGGGTACAGATCAGAGCGAAAAGAGATAGTCTGATATGGATGAGCCTGATTCCGGCTATGGGCATTGAAGCGGCCCGGGTAGTGCTTACCACGGATTCTGTGAAAATGCTGAACCGGATGAAGAAAAATTATGTGATCGGTTCTTACCAGCTGATCGATAGTTTGATGCATACGCGGATTACCTTTTCCATGATACAGGCCCTGCTTTTTGCCCGGGTGGTGGACGGGCCAATCATTGACTCTTCTGCTACGACGGATAACGGATTGTATTTGCTGAAAATGAAAATACAACTTACCGGAGACCAAGGGAAAACCCATGTGTTGGAACAAAAAGCCTGGCTGAATCCTGAAGATTTTACCCTGCATCGGTTGGAACTGAATGACAGCCGTTTCCCCGGAAAAAAAATGATTATTCTTTATAATACTTATCAAACCGTTTCCAATACGAAATTGCCATTAAAAATGCAGGTAATTATCCGTGCCAAAGAAAAACTGGTAATTGATATTTCTTTTAAGAAGGCGGAAATTAATGTTCCCCATCATTTTCCGTTTATTGTCCCCTCCAAGTACAAGCGGCTTTTGTGA